From Pelmatolapia mariae isolate MD_Pm_ZW linkage group LG1, Pm_UMD_F_2, whole genome shotgun sequence, one genomic window encodes:
- the LOC134624765 gene encoding casein kinase II subunit alpha'-like, whose amino-acid sequence MPGPTPTLSKARVYTDVNTQKNREYWDYDAHVPNWSNQDNYQLVRKLGRGKYSEVFEAINVTNNEKVVVKILKPVKKKKIKREIKILENLRGGTNIIRLVDTVKDPVSRTPALVFEYINNTDFKELYQKLTDYDIRYYMYELLKALDFCHSMGIMHRDVKPHNVMIDHQLRKLRLIDWGLAEFYHPAQEYNVRVASRYFKGPELLVDYQMYDYSLDMWSLGCMLASMIFLKEPFFHGQDNYDQLVRIAKVLGTDELFGYLHKYHIELDTRFKDMLGQQTRKRWEQFIQSENQHLVSPEALDLLDKLLRYDHQQRLTAAEAMQHPYFYPVVKEQANANTDGSKAISSSNAT is encoded by the exons ATGCCTGGCCCCACACCGACCCTCAGCAAAGCTCGGGTTTACACCGACGTTAATACACAGAAGAACAGAGAGTACTGGGACTATGATGCTCATGTGCCAAACTGGag TAATCAAGACAACTATCAGCTGGTGCGTAAACTGGGCAGAGGGAAGTACAGTGAAGTGTTTGAGGCCATAAATGTGACCAATAACGAGAAAGTGGTGGTGAAAATCCTCAAG CCtgtcaagaagaagaagatcaaaCGGGAAATCAAAATTCTTGAAAACTTGCGGGGAGGAACCAACATCATCCGCCTGGTGGACACGGTCAAAGACCCGGTG TCCAGAACACCAGCGCTAGTCTTTGAGTACATCAATAACACAGATTTTAAG GAGCTTTACCAGAAGCTGACAGACTACGATATCCGTTACTACATGTATGAGCTTCTAAAG GCTCTGGACTTCTGTCACAGTATGGGGATCATGCACAGGGACGTGAAGCCGCACAATGTGATGATTGACCACCAGCTGAGGAAG CTGCGTCTTATAGATTGGGGTTTGGCTGAATTTTACCATCCCGCTCAGGAATATAACGTCAGGGTGGCCTCGCGCTATTTCAAAGGCCCCGAGCTGCTAGTGGACTATCAG ATGTATGATTACAGTTTGGACATGTGGAGTCTCGGCTGCATGCTGGCCAGTATGATTTTCCTGAAGGAACCGTTTTTTCATGGCCAGGACAACTATGACCAG CTGGTCCGCATCGCTAAGGTTCTCGGCACCGATGAGCTCTTTGGCTACCTGCACAAATATCACATAGAACTGGACACTCGCTTCAAAGACATGCTGGGACA GCAAACACGGAAACGCTGGGAGCAGtttatccaatcagagaaccaGCACCTGGTGAGTCCAGAGGCTCTGGACCTGCTGGACAAGCTGCTGCGCTACGACCACCAGCAGAGGCTGACGGCGGCCGAGGCCATGCAGCACCCGTACTTCT